In Cycloclasticus sp., a single genomic region encodes these proteins:
- a CDS encoding heterodisulfide reductase-related iron-sulfur binding cluster — protein sequence MPKNQRCCSAIDLHAGKKSHYLELAQQNDAVFSGNSYDAIITLASGCGSTLAEYDHPLSDNISDFIAPFLAKTIL from the coding sequence ATTCCCAAAAACCAACGTTGCTGCAGCGCCATTGATTTACACGCTGGCAAGAAAAGTCACTACCTTGAACTGGCGCAACAAAACGACGCAGTCTTTTCAGGCAACAGCTATGACGCCATTATCACACTCGCCAGCGGCTGCGGCTCTACGCTGGCCGAATATGATCACCCACTATCCGACAACATCAGTGATTTTATTGCACCCTTTTTAGCAAAGACTATCCTTTGA